The Acinetobacter defluvii genome includes a region encoding these proteins:
- the rsmB gene encoding 16S rRNA (cytosine(967)-C(5))-methyltransferase RsmB encodes MSQKHPTAKPTVNLRAQVVRTLLSVQDGKSLNSFLHQNLENMAERDRALFHELVLGTLRQWYALKAITLPLLNKPLNNASIETCLYLGLYQLLCTRIPAHAAISETVTATKQLGYEAMGGVVNAILRRVSRETSEFQTALDQAHGLPSWLFKRLNKDWSEYTDELCHNLKQTAQLTLRINERQVSRDEYLDILDEAGINAHACDLSAVGIVLKQNTNITHLPGFTEGGFSVQDEHAQFCATLLPNLDDKIVVDACAAPGGKTAHILEKFQPKKLIALDHDAKRLVRVSENLERLQLNTISEVEILTADATTWTAPEAVDCIVLDAPCSAIGVMRRNPDIRLLRQSSDIQQTVDLQKQILNQMWQQLKVGGTLLYITCSILKAENEQQMVNFFAEHTDAQEIKIEEKWGLSQIHGRQLLPETGFGDGFYYCKIQKIA; translated from the coding sequence ATGAGCCAAAAACATCCCACTGCAAAACCAACAGTGAATTTACGTGCGCAAGTGGTTCGTACTTTACTTTCTGTACAAGATGGCAAGTCTTTAAATAGCTTTCTTCACCAAAATTTGGAAAATATGGCTGAACGTGATCGTGCTTTATTTCATGAGTTAGTATTAGGAACTCTACGTCAATGGTATGCACTGAAAGCCATTACTTTACCTTTACTGAATAAACCATTAAATAATGCTTCGATCGAAACGTGCTTGTATCTCGGTTTATATCAGTTGCTCTGTACACGTATTCCTGCGCATGCAGCGATTTCTGAAACCGTGACTGCAACGAAGCAATTAGGTTATGAAGCTATGGGCGGCGTGGTGAATGCGATTCTACGTCGTGTTTCACGTGAAACCTCAGAATTCCAAACTGCGTTGGATCAAGCACATGGCTTGCCAAGTTGGTTGTTTAAACGTTTAAATAAAGATTGGTCTGAGTATACAGATGAGCTGTGTCATAACTTAAAACAAACTGCACAACTCACGCTACGCATCAATGAACGTCAAGTCAGTCGTGATGAATATCTAGATATTTTGGATGAGGCTGGGATCAACGCACATGCCTGTGATTTATCCGCTGTTGGTATTGTACTTAAGCAAAATACCAACATCACTCATTTACCTGGTTTTACAGAAGGTGGCTTTTCTGTTCAGGATGAGCATGCGCAATTCTGTGCAACATTGCTTCCAAATTTAGATGATAAAATCGTGGTCGATGCTTGCGCCGCACCCGGTGGAAAAACTGCACACATTTTGGAAAAATTCCAACCCAAAAAACTGATTGCTCTTGATCATGATGCCAAACGTTTAGTGCGTGTGTCAGAAAATTTAGAGCGTTTACAACTTAATACTATCAGTGAAGTGGAAATTTTAACTGCGGATGCTACCACATGGACTGCACCCGAAGCGGTGGACTGTATCGTGTTGGATGCACCATGTTCAGCGATTGGGGTGATGCGCCGCAATCCTGATATCCGTTTACTCCGCCAGTCAAGTGACATCCAACAAACTGTCGATTTACAAAAACAAATTTTAAATCAGATGTGGCAGCAACTCAAAGTTGGAGGCACTTTGCTGTATATCACTTGCTCGATTTTAAAAGCTGAAAATGAACAGCAAATGGTGAATTTCTTTGCCGAACATACCGATGCTCAAGAAATTAAAATTGAAGAAAAATGGGGTTTAAGTCAAATTCATGGTCGTCAACTATTACCTGAAACTGGTTTTGGTGATGGTTTTTATTATTGTAAAATCCAAAAAATTGCCTAA
- the fmt gene encoding methionyl-tRNA formyltransferase, giving the protein MKIIFAGTPEFAAHTLAALLKTNHEIVAVYTQPDRKAGRGQKLTASAVKQLALEHDLPVYQPLNFKASTEEGLAAQHALADLDADVMVVAAYGLILPQAVLDTPRYGCLNIHGSLLPRWRGAAPIQRAIATGDNETGVTIMKMAAGLDTGDMMFKTICPIEANDTSATLHDKLALQGAEAICTVLASEQSLQKYLAEREVQDEALTVYATKLSKAEAHIDWSLAAVEIDRNIRAFNPWPVAFTPIDENHNLRVWNSVLSPLDASNKQAGEIIALDKNGVHVACGDQKAICITNLQWPGGKALNAVQINQTQKLTVGQIFA; this is encoded by the coding sequence TTGAAAATCATATTTGCAGGAACACCTGAATTTGCAGCACATACGCTTGCAGCACTGTTAAAAACAAATCATGAAATTGTGGCAGTTTATACTCAACCAGACCGTAAAGCAGGTCGTGGACAAAAACTGACAGCATCTGCAGTTAAACAGTTGGCTTTAGAACACGATCTACCTGTTTATCAACCTTTAAATTTTAAAGCATCGACTGAAGAGGGTTTAGCCGCTCAGCACGCTTTGGCAGATTTAGATGCAGATGTGATGGTGGTTGCAGCTTATGGCTTGATCCTCCCACAAGCCGTTTTAGATACGCCAAGATATGGTTGCTTAAACATTCATGGCTCACTCTTACCACGTTGGCGAGGTGCAGCACCAATCCAACGTGCCATTGCTACGGGTGACAATGAAACAGGTGTCACTATCATGAAAATGGCAGCGGGCTTAGACACGGGCGATATGATGTTCAAAACCATTTGCCCAATTGAAGCGAATGATACTTCTGCGACTTTGCATGACAAATTGGCATTACAAGGGGCGGAAGCAATTTGTACGGTACTGGCTTCTGAGCAAAGTTTACAAAAATATTTAGCAGAGAGAGAAGTACAAGATGAGGCGCTAACTGTCTATGCCACTAAACTGTCCAAAGCTGAAGCACATATCGACTGGTCGCTCGCAGCGGTGGAGATTGATCGTAATATTCGTGCCTTTAATCCTTGGCCCGTGGCATTTACCCCAATCGATGAAAATCATAACTTACGAGTATGGAATTCTGTTCTTTCACCTTTGGATGCGAGCAATAAACAAGCTGGTGAAATCATTGCATTAGACAAAAATGGCGTACATGTGGCATGTGGTGATCAGAAAGCCATCTGCATCACAAACTTACAATGGCCAGGTGGTAAAGCGCTAAATGCCGTGCAAATTAACCAAACTCAAAAATTAACTGTAGGACAAATCTTCGCATGA